A region from the Drosophila ananassae strain 14024-0371.13 chromosome 2L, ASM1763931v2, whole genome shotgun sequence genome encodes:
- the LOC6501501 gene encoding bromodomain-containing protein 4B — protein MLYVRHSSVFVRISSRKYKKKVNYKIKIYLFFFGYSVLCNLCAYIFRRALMEGSRKEKQGAPPRNEPYIQPVNGIVQPPVIPPPNRPGRRTNVLEDLKTVLNYIWRSRWSYHFRNPVDAINLGVPDYHTIVKRPMDLNTIKKRLQNNYYWEAEEALQDFDLVFDNCMHYNMEGTPVYQAGKELKNAFYNRLATIDLSNEEELKPKLDKRKRKAVEDLFSSPAPAPPPPPASAPMSMPMSVSTPPPMQNVMQPMVPPFPFPQALRVGPSLIPHAMPPLSSLMPNVTPSFMPDTLINPLNSYMQFSNISSMTLVKERQEIRPRITKSPPILNPLCGLPPSLTRGPVHMPPSPPTPSTPPITEYAQPTAPPVPDEPRKSPTPPPPEILPPIICYKELDRLIEKSHAVYLIKTMVKRKRRQFTWAFNRADYWPRYSQTPDYDHDQEELLDWRVLEERLSSDQFENIDTFVFSVRKMFQNALRCFPDDNLVKVSVKKSNEIFERRLPKCRDLIAKAKEHARSVVEAKEKKLQEEKQSKSIKSPIAESPKLQSPVDIPELPETSARIRHSLSSAIHNRLESIDDNRKKMNR, from the coding sequence ATGCTTTACGTAAGGCATAGCTCAGTATTCGTGAGGATCTCGAGCcgtaaatacaaaaaaaaagtaaattataaaattaaaatttatttgtttttttttggatattcGGTACTTTGTAATTTGTGTGCATATATCTTTAGAAGAGCTTTGATGGAAGGCTCCAGGAAAGAGAAACAGGGGGCTCCCCCACGGAATGAGCCGTATATCCAGCCTGTGAATGGGATTGTTCAGCCGCCGGTGATACCGCCCCCAAACCGACCAGGCCGGAGGACCAATGTGCTGGAGGATCTGAAGACTGTATTGAACTACATTTGGCGTAGTCGCTGGTCATATCACTTTCGGAATCCCGTAGATGCGATCAACTTAGGAGTGCCTGATTACCATACCATCGTCAAACGACCTATGGACCTCAACACGATTAAGAAGCGATTACAAAACAATTATTACTGGGAAGCTGAAGAGGCTTTGCAGGATTTTGACTTGGTTTTCGACAACTGCATGCACTACAACATGGAGGGCACACCGGTCTACCAAGCGGGGAAGGAGCTAAAAAACGCCTTCTACAACCGTCTGGCCACTATTGATTTGTCTAATGAGGAGGAGCTTAAGCCCAAGCTGGATAAGCGAAAGAGAAAAGCTGTAGAGGATCTGTTCTCGTCACCGGCTCcggctcctcctccgcctccaGCTTCGGCTCCCATGTCAATGCCAATGTCCGTGTCGACGCCTCCCCCAATGCAAAACGTTATGCAGCCGATGGTTCCACCTTTTCCCTTTCCACAGGCCCTCCGAGTGGGCCCTTCGCTCATACCTCATGCAATGCCACCGCTTTCCAGTCTAATGCCGAATGTGACGCCTTCGTTTATGCCTGATACCTTAATTAATCCTCTTAACTCATATATGCAATTCAGCAATATATCCTCGATGACGCTGGTCAAGGAACGTCAAGAAATTAGGCCGCGTATTACGAAATCACCTCCGATTTTGAACCCCCTGTGTGGGCTACCACCCTCCCTGACTCGTGGTCCAGTTCATATGCCCCCATCACCACCGACACCATCAACTCCGCCCATAACTGAGTATGCCCAGCCTACAGCGCCTCCAGTACCGGACGAACCACGAAAGTCTCCAACTCCACCACCGCCGGAGATCCTTCCGCCCATTATTTGTTACAAGGAGCTGGATAGACTGATCGAAAAGAGCCACGCCGTTTACTTGATTAAGACAATGGTGAAGAGGAAGCGTCGCCAATTCACCTGGGCCTTCAACAGGGCCGACTACTGGCCCCGGTACTCCCAAACTCCGGACTACGACCATGATCAAGAGGAGCTTCTCGATTGGAGAGTGCTAGAAGAGCGTCTAAGCTCGGACCAATTTGAAAATATAGACACTTTCGTGTTCTCCGTACGAAAGATGTTCCAGAATGCGTTGCGCTGTTTTCCTGACGATAACTTGGTAAAGGTCTCTGTGAAGAAGTCGAATGAGATCTTTGAACGAAGGCTGCCCAAATGCAGGGACCTAATAGCCAAGGCCAAGGAGCATGCCCGATCCGTGGTGGAAGccaaagagaaaaaattacAGGAAGAGAAACAGTCCAAGTCCATTAAATCGCCAATAGCCGAGAGTCCGAAATTACAATCGCCAGTGGACATACCGGAGCTACCGGAAACGAGTGCTCGAATCAGGCATTCCCTGAGTTCTGCTATCCACAATCGCCTTGAGTCTATCGATGATAATAGGAAAAAAATGAATCGTTAA
- the LOC6501502 gene encoding transcription initiation factor IIA subunit 2: MSYQLYRNTTLGNTLQESLDELIQYGQITPNLAFKVLLQFDKSINNALNQRVKARVTFKAGKLNTYRFCDNVWTLMLNDVEFREVHEFVKVDKVKIVACDGKSGEF; this comes from the exons ATGTCCTACCAACTGTACCGCAACACCACTCTGGGCAACACCCTGCAGGAGAGCCTGGACGAGTTGATTCAG TATGGTCAGATCACGCCCAATTTGGCTTTCAAAGTGCTGCTGCAGTTCGACAAGAGCATTAACAATGCCCTCAACCAGAGGGTCAAGGCCCGGGTCACTTTCAAGGCCGGCAAACTGAACACCTACCGCTTCTGCGACAATGTCTGGACTCTGATGCTGAACGATGTGGAGTTCCGCGAGGTGCACGAGTTCGTCAAGGTGGACAAGGTGAAGATCGTGGCCTGTGATGGCAAGAGCGGCGAGTTCTGA